One stretch of Candidatus Poribacteria bacterium DNA includes these proteins:
- a CDS encoding DMT family transporter — MNKKETIGTSPRPAVISEEPRGKIIALALLLAFLWGGNSPSIKVGLQDFPPMALAFFRFVIGLVIIGGWSLFRRVSLGLRRGELPRLILLTTIFILQIITLNIGTLFTTASRSTIFINVYPFFTAIFAHLWIPTERLSIPKTLGIIVAFSGVFVTVAPHLGDGETSILGDILVLISGCFLGLRVVVTKLLVQSIHPYRLLVWYLSLSLPCYGVISFLFERGEPMQLTLSSAAALLYQGGVIAGFCFLAWTSILERYSASKLVVLFFATPLSGVLFSYLFLGDELTISLLGGAVLVAAGIYLVNMRQ; from the coding sequence TTGAATAAAAAAGAGACTATCGGGACATCGCCAAGACCAGCAGTGATTAGTGAGGAGCCGCGGGGGAAGATTATCGCCCTCGCTTTGCTCCTCGCATTTCTTTGGGGTGGGAATTCGCCATCAATCAAAGTCGGGCTGCAAGACTTCCCACCCATGGCACTGGCGTTTTTCCGTTTTGTGATTGGACTGGTTATTATTGGAGGGTGGTCACTCTTCAGACGTGTCTCGCTTGGTTTACGTCGCGGTGAACTGCCGCGACTGATCCTACTCACGACCATTTTCATACTTCAAATTATCACATTGAACATAGGAACGCTCTTCACGACAGCATCGCGCTCAACCATCTTCATCAACGTCTACCCCTTTTTTACAGCAATATTTGCGCATCTCTGGATTCCGACGGAACGCCTTTCGATTCCAAAGACCTTGGGGATTATCGTTGCCTTCAGTGGTGTTTTTGTAACAGTCGCCCCGCACCTCGGTGATGGTGAAACGAGTATTCTCGGCGATATCCTTGTACTCATCAGTGGGTGCTTCTTGGGGCTCCGCGTTGTCGTGACAAAACTCCTCGTCCAATCGATTCATCCGTACCGACTTCTCGTGTGGTATTTAAGTTTGAGTCTTCCGTGTTATGGTGTAATCAGTTTCTTATTTGAACGCGGTGAACCGATGCAGCTCACACTTTCAAGTGCCGCTGCGCTCCTGTATCAAGGGGGTGTTATCGCGGGTTTCTGTTTTTTGGCGTGGACATCTATACTTGAGCGATATAGTGCGAGTAAACTGGTTGTGCTGTTCTTTGCAACGCCTTTGTCGGGAGTGCTGTTTAGCTACTTGTTTTTAGGGGATGAACTGACGATTAGTTTGCTGGGGGGTGCTGTGCTGGTGGCGGCTGGGATTTATTTGGTGAATATGCGGCAGTGA